A window from Acidithiobacillus sp. encodes these proteins:
- the tal gene encoding transaldolase → MATDLRTLRKQVGQSIWLDNLSRTLVRDDILRRYIDEDGISGVTSNPSIFQKAIHSSPYYQEDLRQPADSAERLYEDLVVDDLRKACDLLHPVHVETAGDDGWVSWEESPRLGRDEAATVAEAQRLHGLVQRENLLIKVPATPAGIRAFATLIGRGVSVNVTLMFGLAHVRAVYAAYQKGLAQWVASGGDPRKVKAVASLFLSRVDTLVDQKLEAIGTPGALALRGQAAVAMAKSAYTIYQDIFHGKDFGALRAAGGRPQYLLWASTSTKNPAYSDLLYVEPLMGPQTINTLPDDTLVKLRDHGSLVARVEDDMAGARRTMAQLASLGIDMDGAVAEQLQVEGLAAFAKSFEEMLAEVGRAMQ, encoded by the coding sequence ATGGCAACGGATTTACGGACACTCAGGAAGCAGGTGGGGCAAAGTATCTGGCTGGATAATCTGTCGCGCACCCTCGTCCGTGACGACATTCTGCGGCGTTATATCGACGAGGACGGGATCAGCGGGGTGACCTCCAACCCCAGTATTTTTCAGAAGGCGATTCACTCCAGCCCCTACTATCAGGAGGATCTGCGCCAGCCTGCAGATTCCGCGGAACGATTGTATGAGGATCTGGTGGTGGATGATTTGCGCAAGGCCTGCGATTTGTTGCATCCGGTGCACGTGGAAACGGCCGGTGACGACGGTTGGGTGAGTTGGGAGGAGTCGCCGCGACTGGGGCGGGATGAGGCCGCTACGGTGGCCGAGGCGCAACGGTTGCACGGGTTGGTACAGCGGGAGAACCTGCTGATCAAGGTACCGGCCACGCCCGCGGGTATCCGCGCCTTTGCAACGCTCATCGGCCGCGGTGTGTCGGTCAACGTGACCCTGATGTTTGGGCTGGCGCATGTACGCGCGGTATATGCCGCCTACCAAAAGGGTCTGGCGCAGTGGGTGGCGAGTGGTGGTGATCCGCGTAAGGTGAAAGCTGTCGCCAGCCTCTTCTTGTCGCGGGTGGATACGCTGGTCGATCAAAAGCTGGAGGCTATTGGCACGCCAGGGGCCTTGGCGTTGCGGGGGCAGGCGGCGGTGGCGATGGCGAAATCGGCATACACCATTTACCAGGACATTTTTCACGGTAAGGACTTTGGGGCGCTGCGCGCTGCGGGTGGAAGGCCCCAGTATCTGCTTTGGGCGAGTACCAGCACCAAAAATCCCGCCTACTCCGATTTGCTCTATGTCGAGCCGCTGATGGGGCCGCAGACGATCAATACCCTGCCCGACGATACCCTGGTCAAGCTCCGCGATCATGGCAGCCTGGTGGCACGGGTCGAGGACGATATGGCGGGGGCACGGCGGACCATGGCGCAACTGGCCAGCCTGGGTATAGATATGGACGGCGCTGTGGCGGAGCAGTTGCAGGTGGAAGGCCTGGCCGCTTTTGCAAAAAGTTTTGAGGAGATGCTTGCAGAGGTGGGGCGCGCGATGCAGTGA
- a CDS encoding D-alanyl-D-alanine carboxypeptidase family protein — MKSPKVLALVATIAWGSANAATPNLPPLPTLPPPPPMPAPQLTGIQGAVLLDVNSGQVLMAENAEKSLNPSGLVKLMTAYVMYQAEKQGLVQPQQQVHVSDAAWHAQGSRLFIQPRLPVTMAQLESGLLIDGGNDAAIAIAQTVAGSVGGFVDLMNHDAAAMGLQYTHFTNPDGLPQPGQTSTALDIARLSERLIQAYPQVLQVAGKASYTYNHIIQYNYNPLAGQGAINGLGVGLAAKNSWNLDVSAIRDGRTLVAVVLGAPSRSVAGSDASALLHYGWGGWQNRPLYAAGQVVVQIHHVDWSPEVVQGVTTRAVVVSVPQQQQGAKLQAQFVPQTDLKAPIGAGEPIGTLFVRWHGHLLQTIPVVAKAAVQPAGWFTRLLHEGESWL, encoded by the coding sequence ATGAAATCGCCCAAAGTTCTGGCCCTCGTGGCTACGATTGCATGGGGGAGCGCCAACGCGGCCACCCCGAATTTACCGCCATTGCCAACCTTGCCCCCGCCACCACCCATGCCGGCGCCGCAACTGACGGGCATACAGGGCGCGGTCCTCCTGGATGTGAATAGTGGTCAGGTACTGATGGCGGAGAACGCCGAAAAATCCCTCAACCCCTCCGGGCTGGTCAAGTTAATGACGGCCTACGTAATGTATCAGGCGGAAAAGCAGGGGCTGGTGCAACCGCAGCAGCAGGTGCATGTCTCCGATGCGGCCTGGCATGCGCAGGGTTCGCGCCTGTTTATTCAACCCCGTCTGCCGGTGACCATGGCGCAACTGGAAAGTGGTCTGTTGATTGATGGCGGGAATGACGCGGCTATCGCCATCGCTCAAACAGTGGCCGGCAGTGTCGGTGGTTTCGTCGATCTGATGAATCACGATGCGGCGGCGATGGGCCTGCAATACACCCACTTTACCAACCCCGACGGCTTGCCCCAGCCGGGCCAGACCAGTACAGCGCTGGATATTGCCCGTCTCTCGGAACGCTTGATCCAGGCGTATCCGCAGGTATTACAGGTGGCGGGGAAGGCCTCTTACACTTACAACCATATCATCCAGTACAATTACAACCCGCTCGCCGGTCAGGGCGCTATCAATGGCCTGGGCGTCGGCCTGGCGGCAAAAAACAGTTGGAATCTGGACGTCAGCGCGATCCGCGACGGGCGCACCCTGGTAGCCGTCGTGCTGGGTGCCCCCTCGCGCAGCGTGGCGGGTAGCGACGCCAGCGCGCTGCTGCACTACGGCTGGGGCGGCTGGCAGAATCGCCCGCTGTATGCGGCCGGACAGGTGGTCGTGCAAATCCATCATGTGGACTGGAGCCCGGAAGTGGTGCAGGGGGTGACCACCCGCGCCGTTGTGGTGTCGGTGCCCCAGCAGCAACAGGGCGCCAAACTACAGGCGCAGTTTGTTCCCCAGACTGATCTCAAGGCGCCCATTGGTGCCGGTGAACCCATTGGTACGCTGTTTGTTCGCTGGCACGGCCATCTCCTGCAGACCATCCCTGTTGTTGCCAAGGCCGCCGTGCAACCCGCCGGATGGTTTACCCGTCTGTTACATGAGGGAGAATCATGGCTCTGA
- the pgi gene encoding glucose-6-phosphate isomerase: protein MSAPLNTSSAWQDLQQHRQSWEGVTLRQLFHDDPQRARHFSAEACGLYLDYSKHLINLETLRLLMALARARRLEERRAAMFAGKLINHTEGRAAFHAALRAPKGSVMCTAGVDVVPEVHRVLEHMAAFTRSIHDGTWRGATGQPIRKIVNIGIGGSYLGPEMAWKALRAHRQPGMELRFVANVDGATFTDVTANLDPAETLFIVSSKTFTTLETMTNAQEARQWITSALGDAAVARHFVAVSTNAEAVKAFGMDTGHMFGFWDWVGGRYSMDSAIGLSTMLGVGVEHFTALLAGFHAMDTHFQTAPLEQNLPVLMGLLALWYNNFWDAQTQAILPYAHDLARFPAYLQQLQMESNGKRVDEDGCPVAVDTGTVIWGEPGTDGQHSFYQLIHQGTRLIPCDFIGFCQPLSPLAGQHELLLANLIAQAEALAFGKSAEELRAEGVAEAQVPFRVFPGNRPSSVLLGDRLDPPTLGALVALYEHSVFTQGIIWGIDSFDQWGVELGKVLAQRIVAELQGAASHPHDASTTALLQRYLQRRSA, encoded by the coding sequence GTGTCTGCACCCCTGAACACATCATCTGCCTGGCAGGATTTACAGCAGCATCGGCAAAGTTGGGAGGGGGTGACCTTGCGGCAACTCTTTCATGACGACCCGCAGCGCGCCCGACACTTCTCCGCCGAGGCTTGTGGTCTTTATCTGGATTATTCCAAACACCTCATCAACCTGGAGACCCTGCGTTTGCTGATGGCCCTGGCGCGGGCGCGGCGCCTGGAAGAACGCCGTGCGGCGATGTTCGCGGGCAAACTGATCAACCACACGGAGGGGCGGGCGGCTTTCCATGCGGCCCTGCGCGCGCCCAAAGGTAGTGTCATGTGCACGGCGGGGGTGGATGTGGTGCCGGAAGTCCATCGGGTGCTGGAACACATGGCCGCCTTCACCCGATCCATCCACGATGGCACTTGGCGGGGAGCGACCGGTCAGCCTATTCGCAAGATCGTCAATATCGGCATTGGCGGCTCCTACCTGGGACCGGAAATGGCTTGGAAGGCTTTGCGTGCGCACCGTCAGCCCGGCATGGAACTGCGTTTTGTCGCCAATGTGGATGGCGCGACTTTTACCGACGTTACGGCGAATCTGGACCCCGCCGAAACCTTATTCATCGTCTCTTCCAAAACCTTCACCACCCTGGAGACCATGACCAACGCCCAAGAAGCACGCCAGTGGATTACCTCGGCCTTGGGCGATGCAGCGGTGGCCAGGCATTTTGTCGCGGTCTCTACCAATGCCGAGGCAGTCAAGGCCTTCGGGATGGATACTGGGCACATGTTCGGTTTCTGGGACTGGGTCGGGGGTCGGTATTCCATGGATTCGGCTATCGGCCTGTCCACCATGCTGGGCGTGGGGGTTGAGCATTTCACCGCCTTGCTGGCGGGTTTTCATGCCATGGACACCCACTTTCAGACGGCTCCCCTGGAGCAAAATCTACCGGTGCTCATGGGCCTGCTGGCGCTCTGGTATAACAACTTTTGGGATGCGCAAACCCAGGCCATATTGCCCTATGCCCATGATCTGGCGCGTTTCCCCGCCTATCTCCAGCAACTGCAGATGGAAAGTAACGGCAAACGTGTGGATGAGGACGGTTGCCCGGTTGCCGTCGATACGGGCACTGTTATATGGGGCGAGCCCGGCACCGATGGGCAGCATTCGTTCTATCAATTGATTCATCAGGGTACGCGGTTGATTCCCTGCGATTTCATCGGGTTTTGTCAGCCGCTCAGCCCCTTGGCCGGGCAGCATGAGTTGCTGCTGGCTAACCTCATCGCCCAGGCCGAGGCGCTGGCTTTTGGCAAGTCGGCGGAGGAATTGCGTGCCGAAGGGGTTGCCGAAGCGCAGGTGCCTTTCCGTGTTTTCCCTGGCAATCGGCCCAGCAGTGTTCTTCTGGGCGACCGCCTCGACCCCCCTACTTTGGGGGCATTGGTGGCGCTTTATGAGCACAGCGTCTTTACCCAGGGTATTATCTGGGGCATCGACTCCTTCGATCAGTGGGGCGTGGAGTTGGGCAAGGTGTTGGCGCAGCGGATTGTGGCGGAACTGCAGGGCGCGGCCAGTCATCCCCACGATGCCTCGACTACCGCTTTGCTGCAGCGCTATTTGCAGCGCCGGAGCGCTTAG
- a CDS encoding glycosyltransferase family 39 protein, whose protein sequence is MFSRNSAADRFFGLKAFAIFLLAVLFFSWGIGNTSLWDIDEPIYAQSLKDQIAQHNLVVPTFNARLMPDKPALNYWLMWTGVKMLGMNSWGLRMGSAVVGALLILYLIMALRRLYGKNIALISGLLTATALHSTVIFRSATPDPLLILTVTIALLSYLRAYLFPDIRRREILIAYAAMALATLDKGPIGFLLPGLIIVLFLLLRRELSFLWREGRLAWGVPIFLIITLPWYLAVGVETHWTWDRAFILKQNIGRFNDSMQGHRGPWVYYPVSTILGMLPWSIFLPQVFRDMWVSRQHFLHSQPKTLFLLVWAAAWIGFFTLSATKLPNYVWEAYPPLFILLAAYFEKVRAGASRPARWGLVLSLGALFLIGLALSIFADRIVPRVEPHLPNMTEIGVPYLLAAGIACALLWRQRWAQAWVTLGIGGVALTALLVLVITPPFNMVKPSREMGQRIAALQGQQPYQLASWQWFQPNFLFYAGRGNMPIHHLQALAELPAVLGPVPLYLVCPEHAVAAVRAAVPAAYQQQTIMLRYEIYNHENIALLRISPRTKNLDHATEPY, encoded by the coding sequence ATGTTCTCCCGAAATAGTGCGGCCGACCGATTTTTTGGGTTGAAAGCATTCGCCATTTTTCTGTTGGCGGTGCTGTTTTTCAGTTGGGGCATCGGCAATACCAGTCTTTGGGATATTGATGAACCCATTTACGCGCAATCGCTGAAAGACCAGATTGCACAGCACAACCTGGTCGTCCCCACGTTCAACGCGCGACTGATGCCCGACAAACCGGCGCTGAACTACTGGCTGATGTGGACCGGCGTCAAAATGCTGGGGATGAATTCGTGGGGGTTGCGGATGGGCTCCGCCGTGGTTGGCGCCTTGTTGATCTTGTATCTGATCATGGCATTGCGACGCCTGTACGGTAAGAATATCGCCCTGATCAGCGGCCTGCTGACCGCCACGGCACTGCACAGCACCGTGATTTTCCGCAGCGCCACCCCCGATCCGCTGCTGATTCTGACGGTGACGATCGCCCTGCTGAGTTACCTGCGCGCTTATTTGTTCCCGGACATACGCCGCCGCGAAATCCTCATCGCCTATGCCGCCATGGCCCTCGCCACGCTGGATAAAGGCCCCATTGGATTTCTCTTGCCCGGCCTGATCATCGTCCTGTTTTTGCTGCTGCGCAGGGAACTGTCTTTTCTCTGGCGGGAAGGCCGGTTGGCTTGGGGGGTACCGATCTTTCTGATCATTACCCTGCCCTGGTATCTCGCCGTCGGCGTCGAAACCCATTGGACCTGGGATCGCGCTTTTATACTTAAACAGAACATTGGCCGCTTCAACGACAGCATGCAGGGACACCGCGGGCCCTGGGTGTATTATCCGGTCAGCACCATCCTCGGGATGCTGCCCTGGTCGATTTTTTTGCCGCAAGTTTTTCGCGACATGTGGGTTTCGCGACAGCATTTTCTGCATAGTCAGCCGAAGACGCTGTTTCTGCTGGTTTGGGCGGCGGCGTGGATCGGCTTTTTCACCCTGTCTGCGACCAAGCTCCCCAATTATGTCTGGGAGGCCTACCCGCCACTCTTCATTCTGCTGGCCGCTTATTTCGAGAAAGTCCGGGCGGGTGCCAGCCGCCCCGCGCGCTGGGGGTTAGTCCTTTCACTCGGAGCGTTGTTCCTGATCGGGCTGGCACTGAGTATTTTTGCCGACCGGATTGTGCCGCGGGTGGAGCCCCATCTGCCGAACATGACGGAGATCGGCGTGCCTTATCTGCTGGCCGCGGGTATTGCTTGCGCCCTGCTCTGGCGCCAGCGCTGGGCACAGGCGTGGGTAACGCTGGGCATCGGCGGCGTAGCACTAACAGCACTGCTGGTCTTGGTCATTACCCCGCCCTTTAATATGGTGAAGCCCTCCCGTGAGATGGGACAACGTATTGCCGCCTTGCAAGGCCAACAACCTTATCAGCTGGCTTCCTGGCAATGGTTTCAGCCGAATTTTCTGTTTTATGCCGGGCGCGGCAACATGCCCATTCACCATCTGCAGGCGCTGGCGGAGTTGCCGGCGGTACTCGGTCCAGTGCCGCTCTATCTCGTCTGCCCGGAACACGCCGTCGCCGCAGTCCGTGCCGCCGTGCCCGCAGCATACCAGCAGCAGACCATCATGCTGCGCTATGAGATCTATAACCACGAAAACATCGCCCTATTGCGCATTAGCCCGCGCACGAAAAATCTTGACCATGCTACCGAGCCTTACTAA
- the crcB gene encoding fluoride efflux transporter CrcB, with product MFATFGFIALFAVLGAWARYGQTLLVQTVFGRGFPWATLSINVLGCFIMGFLFFETLERISVSPELRTGMLTGGLGAYTTFSTFSLETLVLFENGEAVKGLLYMFTSLFLCVGAAFAGAWVSRSI from the coding sequence ATGTTCGCCACTTTCGGCTTCATTGCCCTGTTCGCCGTCCTTGGCGCCTGGGCGCGTTATGGACAGACCCTGCTGGTGCAGACGGTATTCGGCCGCGGCTTCCCCTGGGCCACCCTGAGTATCAATGTCCTGGGCTGTTTTATCATGGGTTTTCTGTTTTTTGAGACCTTGGAACGTATTTCCGTGAGTCCGGAATTGCGCACGGGCATGCTCACCGGCGGCCTGGGTGCTTACACCACTTTTTCGACATTTTCCCTCGAAACCTTGGTGCTTTTTGAAAATGGCGAGGCCGTCAAGGGCCTGCTGTATATGTTTACATCGCTGTTTCTGTGCGTCGGTGCCGCTTTTGCCGGGGCCTGGGTTTCCCGCAGTATCTGA
- a CDS encoding DUF190 domain-containing protein gives MTTVSVVRIYIKEGDKHDGHNLMEKIFCMLHDQYKVHGVTAFRGIAGFGSNGEVHADDILRLNVHLPLVLEFFDAPEAVDAVMPHLRELVPPGHILRWEADCGCE, from the coding sequence ATGACCACCGTATCTGTAGTACGCATTTATATTAAAGAAGGCGATAAGCATGACGGGCACAATCTGATGGAAAAAATTTTTTGTATGCTCCACGACCAGTACAAGGTGCATGGTGTCACCGCTTTTCGTGGTATCGCGGGCTTTGGCAGCAATGGGGAAGTGCATGCCGACGATATTCTGCGCCTCAATGTCCATTTGCCGCTGGTACTGGAGTTTTTTGACGCACCGGAGGCGGTGGATGCGGTAATGCCGCACCTGCGGGAATTGGTACCACCAGGCCATATCCTGCGCTGGGAAGCCGATTGCGGTTGCGAATGA
- a CDS encoding cyclopropane-fatty-acyl-phospholipid synthase family protein, whose product MKDLRTNFLDHIKKSLNEKPLFLRVLFWDGHEYAFNQDIRVTMHINSAKLVSRMLMGNALDVLGEGYVEGTIGIEGRYQDILAVAEGLSDAFPAKKPKGGIFRKHQAAHSKSRDAEAIHYHYDVSNDFYKLWLDRNMVYSCGYFKTGAEDIDTAQEQKLDHICRKLHLQPGEKLLDIGCGWGGLLSWAATHYGIQGVGVTLSEQQFAYAKERMEREGLADHVEIRLQDYRDIPERDYFDKVSSVGMFEHVGRARLGEYFGVIHRVLKEGGWVMNHGITASQQDDEDGHHSGSDFMDKYVFPDGEIPHLWRLVREMAGQYLEVLDVENLRPHYAQTLIHWVQRLEAHKEEAVAMVGDKRYRIWAIYMAGCAYAFWRNWSALHQVLAVKQVGAELTPRPWERRYQYQEDSFRLAEPNWGNL is encoded by the coding sequence GTGAAAGATCTACGCACCAACTTTTTGGACCACATCAAAAAGAGCCTCAACGAAAAGCCGTTGTTTCTGCGCGTTCTCTTTTGGGATGGCCATGAATACGCATTCAACCAGGACATCCGCGTTACCATGCACATCAACTCCGCCAAACTCGTCTCGCGCATGCTCATGGGCAATGCCCTGGATGTGCTCGGCGAAGGGTACGTGGAGGGCACCATCGGCATCGAGGGTCGCTATCAGGATATTCTCGCGGTAGCAGAGGGGCTGAGCGACGCCTTCCCCGCCAAGAAACCCAAGGGCGGCATTTTCCGCAAACATCAGGCCGCCCACAGCAAATCCCGGGATGCCGAGGCGATTCACTACCACTACGATGTTTCCAACGACTTCTACAAGCTCTGGCTGGACCGCAACATGGTCTACTCCTGTGGCTACTTCAAGACCGGCGCAGAAGATATCGACACCGCGCAGGAGCAGAAGCTGGACCATATTTGTCGCAAACTCCATTTGCAGCCCGGTGAAAAGCTCCTCGATATCGGCTGCGGCTGGGGTGGTCTGCTGAGCTGGGCCGCAACACATTATGGGATTCAGGGCGTGGGGGTCACCCTTAGCGAGCAGCAATTTGCCTACGCCAAGGAACGCATGGAACGCGAAGGCCTGGCGGACCACGTGGAAATCCGCCTGCAGGATTACCGCGATATTCCCGAACGGGATTATTTCGATAAAGTGTCTTCAGTAGGGATGTTCGAGCACGTCGGCCGCGCCAGGCTTGGAGAATATTTTGGCGTTATCCACCGGGTGCTCAAGGAGGGGGGCTGGGTAATGAATCACGGCATTACCGCCAGCCAGCAGGATGACGAAGACGGGCATCATTCCGGCAGCGATTTTATGGACAAGTACGTCTTCCCCGACGGCGAGATCCCGCATTTGTGGCGTCTGGTACGGGAAATGGCGGGGCAATATCTGGAAGTCCTGGATGTGGAGAATCTCCGCCCCCACTACGCCCAGACCCTCATCCACTGGGTACAACGCCTGGAAGCACACAAGGAAGAAGCCGTCGCCATGGTGGGTGACAAGCGTTATCGCATCTGGGCCATCTACATGGCGGGCTGCGCCTATGCCTTCTGGCGTAACTGGTCGGCCCTGCATCAGGTGCTGGCCGTCAAACAGGTCGGTGCTGAGCTGACGCCGCGACCGTGGGAGCGGCGTTATCAGTATCAGGAGGATAGCTTCCGCCTGGCAGAGCCAAACTGGGGGAATTTGTAA
- a CDS encoding serine protease — protein MIESLLLTTARVSTFDTDRLLTRASGFFFARDKRLFFVTSRHVLTDKPSKHFPNRIEIELHTDAENLTCATVLSVYLYRDGKSLWRQGKDSGGEIDVAVIEIDRSDVPESIVIQCFTPAHLQGAFQEIEVGSLLLVVGFPLGFHDTLHHLPVVRQAVIASSFGLRFQGQGYFLTDARTHRGSSGAPVVLRCAEGDHILPWKLLGVHSARIDMGGRDVDESLGLNCAWYADILLTLTA, from the coding sequence ATGATTGAATCCCTGCTCTTAACCACGGCCCGCGTGTCGACCTTTGATACTGACCGGCTGCTTACCCGCGCCAGCGGTTTCTTTTTCGCACGGGATAAGCGACTGTTTTTTGTTACCAGCAGGCATGTGTTGACCGATAAGCCCAGCAAACACTTTCCGAACCGTATTGAAATCGAACTCCATACCGATGCTGAGAATTTAACCTGTGCAACCGTGTTGTCGGTTTATCTTTACCGCGATGGCAAAAGTCTCTGGCGCCAGGGCAAAGATAGCGGAGGAGAAATTGATGTTGCAGTGATTGAGATTGATCGCAGTGATGTACCGGAGTCGATAGTGATCCAGTGCTTTACACCGGCGCATTTGCAAGGCGCATTCCAAGAAATTGAAGTAGGTAGTTTGTTGCTGGTGGTGGGCTTTCCGCTGGGCTTTCATGACACGCTCCATCATCTGCCAGTGGTACGGCAGGCAGTCATTGCCTCTTCCTTCGGGCTGCGCTTTCAGGGGCAAGGATATTTTCTTACGGACGCGCGGACGCACCGTGGCAGCAGCGGCGCGCCTGTGGTGCTGCGCTGTGCTGAGGGCGACCATATCTTGCCGTGGAAGCTGCTGGGCGTACATTCCGCGCGTATCGATATGGGGGGGCGAGATGTGGATGAGTCGCTGGGCCTCAATTGCGCCTGGTACGCCGATATCCTGCTGACGCTAACGGCATAA
- a CDS encoding transglutaminase family protein has protein sequence MSRYCQSDRLYRPAMREFGQRRQGSSRVQAIRDWVAQRITYAKNTSDSHSSAIDTPIQTVNVCRDFAHLMIALSPLNG, from the coding sequence ATGAGTCGCTACTGCCAATCTGACCGCCTCTATCGGCCAGCAATGCGTGAGTTTGGTCAGCGGCGGCAAGGATCTAGCCGGGTGCAGGCGATTCGTGACTGGGTGGCTCAGCGCATTACCTACGCAAAAAATACCTCGGATTCCCATAGCTCTGCCATTGACACGCCCATCCAGACGGTAAATGTTTGTCGTGATTTTGCCCATTTAATGATTGCGCTCAGCCCCCTCAACGGATGA
- a CDS encoding TMEM175 family protein yields the protein MGRNRLEAFSDGVIAIIITIMVLEMKVPHGEHLHALLPVLPVFLSYVMSFIYVGIYWNNHHNMLQASGKINGAILWANLHLLFWLSLFPFVTSWMGENHFAVAPTELYGVVLFMAAVSYLILQSCIIAAGAPTLRRAIGRDWKGKASPALYFIGIVSAQWSPTAAKLIYLGLALLWLIPDRRIENLLVDSKE from the coding sequence ATGGGCAGAAATCGACTGGAAGCCTTCAGTGATGGCGTGATCGCCATCATCATCACCATCATGGTCCTCGAAATGAAAGTGCCCCATGGTGAGCACCTGCATGCCCTCCTGCCGGTGCTCCCGGTGTTCCTCAGTTATGTGATGAGTTTTATCTACGTCGGCATATACTGGAATAACCATCACAACATGTTGCAGGCCAGTGGAAAGATTAACGGCGCCATTCTCTGGGCCAATCTGCACCTGCTCTTCTGGCTCTCTCTGTTTCCGTTTGTGACGAGCTGGATGGGTGAAAACCATTTCGCCGTCGCCCCTACCGAACTGTACGGCGTCGTACTTTTTATGGCCGCCGTCTCCTATCTTATTCTCCAGTCTTGCATTATCGCCGCCGGGGCACCAACATTGCGCCGCGCCATCGGTCGTGACTGGAAGGGAAAGGCCTCGCCCGCCCTCTATTTCATAGGCATTGTTTCCGCCCAATGGTCCCCCACGGCGGCCAAGCTCATCTATCTGGGCCTGGCCTTATTGTGGTTGATTCCGGATCGCCGTATAGAAAATCTCCTCGTCGACAGCAAGGAATGA
- a CDS encoding pirin family protein, whose product MKKVLGVYDAPRSHWVGDGFPVRSMFSYQRHGKVLSPFLLLDHAGPMTFTPTQEPRGVGQHPHRGFETVTIVYQGEVAHRDSTGQGGVIGPGDVQWMTAGSGILHEEFHSPAFTAAGGELEMVQLWVNLPAKDKMTAPGYQAIADRDVPQVTLPENAGSLRVIAGEYAGQRGPAHTFSPLQVWDIRLTAGGVSTWTLPDGWSVALVLLLGNVQVNGESVLRESQMLVLEGVGQDFSIEANSDAVLLLLSGEPIDEPIVGYGPFVMNSETEIQQAIADFNSGQFGQMAR is encoded by the coding sequence ATGAAAAAAGTGCTGGGTGTATATGATGCACCGCGTTCCCATTGGGTGGGGGACGGTTTTCCAGTGCGTTCCATGTTTTCGTACCAGAGGCACGGCAAGGTGCTCAGCCCCTTCCTGCTGCTCGATCATGCTGGCCCGATGACGTTTACACCGACGCAGGAGCCGCGGGGTGTGGGGCAGCATCCGCATCGGGGTTTTGAGACGGTGACCATTGTGTATCAGGGCGAAGTGGCGCATCGGGACTCCACCGGGCAGGGCGGGGTGATTGGCCCCGGCGATGTGCAATGGATGACCGCCGGATCGGGGATTCTGCACGAAGAATTCCACTCACCGGCCTTCACTGCGGCGGGTGGTGAGCTGGAAATGGTGCAGCTTTGGGTCAACCTTCCGGCTAAAGACAAGATGACCGCGCCCGGTTATCAGGCGATTGCCGACCGGGATGTTCCGCAGGTGACGCTGCCCGAAAATGCCGGGTCGTTGCGGGTGATTGCCGGTGAATATGCTGGACAGCGAGGTCCGGCCCATACCTTTTCGCCGCTGCAGGTCTGGGATATACGTTTGACGGCGGGTGGCGTCAGTACTTGGACCCTGCCCGATGGCTGGAGCGTCGCGCTGGTGCTGCTGCTGGGTAACGTGCAGGTCAACGGTGAAAGCGTGCTGCGGGAATCGCAAATGCTGGTGCTGGAAGGGGTTGGTCAGGATTTTTCCATCGAGGCCAATAGCGACGCCGTGCTTCTGCTTCTGAGTGGTGAGCCCATTGACGAGCCTATCGTCGGCTACGGTCCCTTCGTGATGAACAGTGAGACGGAAATCCAGCAGGCCATTGCGGACTTTAATAGTGGTCAGTTCGGACAGATGGCGCGATAG